One Brassica napus cultivar Da-Ae chromosome A1, Da-Ae, whole genome shotgun sequence genomic region harbors:
- the LOC106356600 gene encoding monothiol glutaredoxin-S4-like: protein MEKLQKMISEKSVVIFSKNSCCMSHTIKTLILDFGVNPTIYELDEINRGNEIEQALAQLGCSPTVPAVFIGGQLVGGANQVMSLHLNRSLLPMLKRVGALCRAG from the coding sequence ATGGAAAAGCTACAAAAGATGATCTCCGAGAAGTCAGTAGTGATCTTTAGCAAGAACTCGTGCTGCATGTCTCACACAATCAAGACTCTCATCTTAGACTTTGGTGTAAACCCGACGATCTATGAGTTAGACGAGATCAACAGAGGAAATGAGATAGAGCAAGCATTGGCTCAGCTCGGCTGCAGCCCCACCGTGCCGGCGGTTTTCATAGGAGGTCAGCTCGTTGGTGGAGCCAATCAAGTCATGAGTCTTCATCTCAATCGCTCTCTTCTTCCAATGCTTAAGCGGGTTGGGGCGTTATGCAGGGCCGGCTGA